Genomic window (Nymphaea colorata isolate Beijing-Zhang1983 chromosome 1, ASM883128v2, whole genome shotgun sequence):
CTAAAATAGGAAAAACGGCCTCAGCATCCCTCAGGTGGTCCATCTTGCCCTTGAAGATGGGGTTGTGTACAAGCCGCTGGATGGTCAGAGGTTTCAACTGGGCCTGTGAAGTGACAAGGTTGAGGATAACGTGCTTTTCCTCCTACCTCCATAGTCACGCATGTCCTTCTCTTTCTTGCTCTCCCTTTCTCGAATCCTCGcatcattcaattttccttGGATTGTCAATCGTGATCCCTCAACGGCCTCCTGACTATTCATGCCCTTCACCCATGGGGGTTTCCCGAGTTGTATTACACACCTTCCATACCCACAAAAAACAAAGGTTGGGGCAACACGGTGCTCTGAAGGTGTCTGTCTCTCCCCACGACTAGTGATTTTCACCCGTTCTCCTTGCCAGCATAAGGATTCAATCAAAACATTAGAAGAAGTGTGCATacgattttttttatgatggcATCCTCAGGTACTCGGCGATTTCCATGGTTGCTTTCCCAAACAACGATCGGAATGGAAGGATCTCTCTTGCAAGAAGAGGAACCTTCTCTATGCCCACCCACATAGTAGGCTTCTCTAGCCTGCAATATCGATTCAGCACAGTATGGGCACACACGACCTTCCCTGTTTTCTCCCAAGAATCCTCTGCCTCTTCTCCTTGATTACATACTTCACCAAGTTTGGAGCCTCGTCTTCTTCACCCCCTTTTTTAAGTCCAAGGCAATCTTCGTTAGTGGTCTGGCTGCACTTTTCCTTCTTCCAGTTCGGTTCGCAATCTTCCAAAAACCTCAAAACTCGGTCGACCAACAGCAGCATTTGTCTCCTTCTCCATATCCAGCTTACAAGGAGCCCGACATGGTCCTAGAAACTGCAATCTGCTCCCTTCCCCTTCCAGTTTCACGCCTACCCACCAACAGCCATTGTCCGATCTCTCAActtcttcttccatctccaCCATGGAGGGTTGTTCGTTGGTCCAGATTGGCCGTAAGGCAATTCCCTCAGGGCGGCACAATTTACGATAGCATTCCTTGCCCAAGAAGATGAATAATTGCCTCCGCAACCATAATTTGAATCTCGTAAGGTCGTCGATGTAGTCGTCGTCATACTCGAATGGTTTTGGGCTCCAAGAGTCAGGGCTGGGGACGCCTTATACTTGTGATCCTAGCTGCATAATTGTGTAATCATCTGGAATCTCGCCGGATGGTTGAAGAGGGCCATGGATGATCATCTGCGGAAATGGCCTgcttggctctgataccattgttaGCCACTTATAACACAAACACCCcttacaaaaggaaccaatacCATACACACACCCCACCCCACCCCAATCCCCAATTAGGGTCTTCCAACTCTTCCcttcccaaaaggtaaatgctcAAAATTTGTGGTGATCCTCAACTAAGGTCCTTCAACCATATTTATAAGCACTATTGGATCAATCCCATGAGGATCCGATTCATTCTATACCCGGTGCCTAACAAATCCATAGAGCTCAAAGCCTCTTTTTTTGGCAATGGAAATAGAGAGCTCAAAGCACTCTTTTCCGAGCAATGATTTGGAGCCCCCTTTCTTAGCTAGTCAAAAGAGGATCCCaagccctctttctctctggttatcatctttctctctctcttcttccaagTTGCCCATGAAAAAGAGGGCTCGGAGCCCTCTTTTCCCAGTTGCTTAAAGAGacggttctctctctctctctctctctctctctctctcatattatgCTTGTTCACATGCAAGCCTATCTAGATGTGCGAGACATGAAAGCCGGTCCACTTATTAAATAATTGCAAATGTCGTCATCCAAACATcaaatgctctctctctctctctctctctcgctcactctTTCCCATTATGCTTGTTTGCATGCAAGTTTATTTAGACATGTGAGATGAACAAAGATGAAAGCAGATCAAGTTGAATGATACTCCACttattaagagagagagagagagagagagagagagagagagcacctctctctctctctctctctctctctctccctcactctttCCCATTATGCTTGTTTGCAtgtgtagaaacacacaccaagatggagagaaagagaaggaacacacaatatacgtggaaaacctcaaagagaggtgaaaaaccacggagaagctctaacctaggtgcacaaccgcaaccataggagagagaaaatcttatatcacttaatcaacaattacactataagtgagattaaataagagggaaaaacgcctagggtaccgagccactctcggtacccgtgcccatgggaccgggtctggatccagacccggttccctacacatgatatgttaacactccccctcaagcttggcatacatgtcaaacatgcctagcttgcttacatttttctcgaattgagatgtacataaggctttggttagaacatctgcaatttgatcttcagacttcatataaggtaggatcaactcctttgaatctatgcgttcccgtatgaagtggcgatcaatctccacatgtttagttctgtcatgcaaaacgggattattcgcaagattaattgcagacttgttgtcgcagtacatcctcatcttctcttctgtttcaacaccaatatctgctaggaaaatctttaaccataacatttctgtaactcccatagccacagccctgtattcagcctcagcactggatctagagcaaacttcttgcctcttacttctccatacaaccaggttacctcccagaaagatgcagtaccctgtggtagacctcctagtatcagtacacccggcccaatctgcgtcagagtatccttcaatattaagttggtcttgctgagtatagagtaatccttttcctgggttattctttaggtaccccaacactctttctgcactcttccagtgacaatcagtaggagcatgcataaactgactcaacacattcacagcataagtaatatcagggcgagtaagagtaagatagatgagcttaccaaccagcctctgataccacccttttccttcttcatctaggatgttgccagttttgatgcttatctttgtaccagactccattggagtttgAAAGGGTCTgcatccaagtttgcctgtctcctttagaagatccagagtgtatttcctttggctcataaccaaccctgtctctgaccgagcaatctctatccccagaaagtaccttagtttacccaaatctttaagatcaaattcagcagctaacctctccttcatcttctttttctcttcttcatcgtcacctgtgactatcatatcatcaacatacacaagaagaagactcaccaggccatctctctgcttaatgaatagggtgtgatcaccatttccctgtttgtatccatttgtcttcatcactatcctcagtctttcaaaccatgctctaggagactgctttaatccatacaaggctttcttaagatgacagcattttccgctttaaacatatccaggaggcatactcatatagacctcttcttctagattgccattcaagaatgcgttcttaacatcaagttgatccatgctccacccctttttcacggcaagtgctaatatgaccctcacagttttcagtttggcaacaggtgcaaaggtttcaagataatcaataccatatttctggctaaacccctttgcaacaagctgagccttatacctttccacagtaccatctggtttgtacttcacgttgaacacccactttgaaccaactaaatgagtccctttgggaatatccacaacttgccaagtgtcattctttgccaaggcattcatctcctctgtcatggcctgtagccatttatgatcctctctagcatcttccacacacctgggaataacagacttagacaaggatgttataaagcatttgtaatccttactcaatttcgcataagagacaaatctctgaataggatgagaagtgcaagacctggtgcccttgcgcagggctataggaagctcttcattgattagacttgggtcatccggggagctcacaggattgggattggttacatcaacattttcaatcacatctgtcttcttccttctgtacacctggccaaacaaatgatcacgggctgtaggctgattatcatcaagaccctcgtccatgtgacggtctctatcatctctgactgtgtctgccacactttcactggccttgtaatccaagaaatccgtaaactgaatcaactgatttgaggaatactcttcactactgtgtcctagatactccccctgaagaggattcacatgaaagtatgcctcatgttcatggaaggtgacgtcccgggaaacatagactttagaggtggtaggatcaacacatttgtatcccttctgagtggaggaataccccaggaagacagccttgacagaccgaggatcaagtttcttgagggtgggactatggtcatgaacaaaacagacacacccgaacacccgaggagtaagaggccagggattctgagaaggccaaagcatagagtacggggaatggccctgcaacacacgggtaggcatacggttgataaggtgggcactagtgagaagcgcatcaccccagtagcgcttgggaacctgtcgatggaacagaagagcccgggtaacattaagcaaatggcgattctttcgttcagccacgccattttggggaggtgtgtaactacatgacgtttcatggacaatacccttgctcttcaagaaatcatctagggattgagagacatactctcgagcattatcggtgcgaaaagcttggacagacgtctgaaactgagtctcaacaaaggccacaaaattttttacaataacgggaacttcactacgttctttcaacagatacacgaacgtacaacgggagtaatcatcaataagggtcataaagtaatgaaaaccacgacaagtgggtactcccgaaggaccccaaacatcagaatgaaccaaagcaaatggacgagtggttttattgaatgaaatagggtacgaggccctaacatgtttagctaactgacacacttcacaggtgaaggagtccatggaaacagaatgaaacaaactaggaaacaacttcttaatcaatggaaacggaagatgaccaagccgctcgtgccatcgcataatagtagatctgtcttccatgcctgacaactgtccactagtggctgaaataagagcggacgcaacctgcacaggcagtctgtagagtccatcaatagccgaaccaatcccaatcttctgccccgtcaccaagtcctgcagaaaacaccgatcagcagaaaagatcataTTACAGTTGagctctttagtaatactgctgacagataacaaattcacaggaatattgggaacatgaagagcattatgaagacagtatttatttaacaaggacaaactcccttttccagccacagagatagaaaaaccatcagccatagatacacgttgctgccccgaagacaatttgtattcttggaacatcttagggtcccctgtcatatgatgcgtagcaccactgtcaacaatccaatcaccatgtgaggaagtaccttggtcactagtggccacgagagcttgggctaacttagccccctcagacgtggaagtatcctcctgagtagtagacagccggctgatatacgcttgcagttctttgatttgatcggaggaaagcttagatttggcaacatttgaaggactactctgactaggctcaggcacagaaggactccggcggctagaaggaggacgaccccggacaagccgcctctcaggatgaagatcccaacaaaaatcaacagaatgtcctgatttgttgcaatggctacaccgccgaacaggacgctgtccaatcccagaagcacgactaacaaaggctgaaggagaactcccctgactggtgtcaatatgcatcacctgtcgacgctgttcctcagattccacacgggcatacacctcttcaattccggggacctcatcacaattgagaatttggctcctaatggattcaaattcatcgcgtaagcctccgaggaaaagaaacgtccgatccatccactctttgtcccagtacaaggcatgatcagacccacagtgccagtcatcattcacatggtagtcaagttcctcccacttagtctttagggctgcaaagaaagcggctacagacaagtcaccctgtttaagagagtatatgctacgtttgatttggtacgtacgcaatactctcttcttacggccatacatccgtgcaagcacagtccacatgtcgtaggcagtcgatttacgcaagatcaaaggctgaatatctgcagaaacagaactaataatccatactttaacctgactatcttccaacgtccaagtagcccatcgcggatcggtttttgaaggtgcaggcttctccccagtgatgtagggcaggcgaccacgactggttatcccaatttctagggcagtcgaccaagagagatagttatccttgttcagccagatggaggtgacttgaacaggcaagatctcgctcttggtattgctgcccgagtctagggcatcatcgatcttgagggacatctcctcggccatcacaatcaccaaggagaaagaatacccagcaccagagatgacaaacaagaggcagcggcgctggacggcggcggtgcgggagagagcgacggcggtgggcagcggtggcgcgggaccgcggcggcgctgaagtgggcgacggcggcgctggacagcggcaacgcagcagagaacaaccgcgctggacgatggcggcgcagctggcagtgctggacggcggcggcgcagcagcggcagaggaaaaaaacggcggaaacagcagcggcaaaaaaacggcggaaacacgactatcacaccaacgatctctcacgcgttggctctgataccatgtagaaacacacaccaagatggagagaaagagaaggaacacacaatatacgtggaaaacctcaaagagaggtgaaaaaccacggagaagctctagcctaggtgcacaaccgcaaccctaggagagagaaaatcttatatcacttaatcaacaattacactataagtgagattaaataagagggaaaaacgcctagggtaccgagccactctcggtacccgtgcccatgggaccgggtctggatccagacccggttccctacacatgatatgttaacagcATGCAAGTTTATTTAGACATGTGAGATGAACTAAGATGAAAGCAGATCAAGTTGAATGATACTCCACATATTAAATAATTACAAATGTTGCCATTCAAGCATCAAATTCACAATAAAGGTGTGGTCTTTCCATACTTGAGGCATGAACAAGCAGAAATGGTAAGTATCCATAACATTTGCTATTAGGAATCCGAACATAAAAAACTTCCACTACATGCTCATGTTACGGTGTGCATGTGAATCATGTCATCATAAGCTATTGCTTTTTACTGATACTTGTTATTCCTAACTATGTGTAGTTTATTCAATAGAATTAAATAGTGACAGGTTCGAAGTATTTTGGCAACATGAGAAATAACCTGGGATAAGCACCGAGAACTACTTGTTGAATTGTAGGTTTTATGGGGGATGTGCAATGTGAAATAACTACACTTTATGTGATGTATGATGTGAAAAATATCATGCAATGTGAATTTCAATCAGATTAAGGGATCTAAACATGAAACAGAATATGTAATGAGAATGTGAAACAGCTTATGGGTGATAAAACATGTATATCtatgtgtgcatatatgtaGATATGCTCGTAGCCatcttttgtcaaaattttggcCAATTACACACAATTATGATGTGTTATGTGCAAATAGAAATGTGTCACGTGTAAACatttacatttattttcattgcaATCTGGAAATAAGATCATTAAAtactgattatatatatatatatatatatatatatatatacacacacacacatgcacacactcTTATGAAAACAGGTTCAACTCTGTAGATATAATATGTTGATTTTGTGTGTGAACAGgtcacatatacatatttatgtaTTTAAGTTCTTGCATGATATAGATTGAATTCCAAGCTGTAAACAAGTTTATGGACCTTTTATTGAACGGTCCATCCAAATCCAAGTTCGTACTGCTTATTTGACCTCAAATCTGAGCATTTCATAACTTGTACTTCAAATAAACAAGTACTTGTTTTAAAACAATATCATCAATTTTAAGTCCATCTATTCAAGTCCAAATGCATTATGTCCACGAAAGGCCAATTTGGGTTCTCTTAAAATAGATTACACTAGCATTGGAGTTTTTTTGTGGAAAAGCAGGCTAATAAATGCACCAGATTACAACATTCAATATATTGTTCTTGTGACTATTTCAAAGGAATCAAACATTAGACAGTGGCATAGTATGTCTCTGTTCCAACCAATGCAAATGCTGGACAACAGAACAAGCTAAGTAGTTGTATATAGACTACAAACTAGAGGAGATAAAAGGGCAAGATATTGTTGTGTATCACATAATACAATTTGCTACAAGTGTTTCAACAATATAGAGCACGCAGAATCAGTCAGCCTAGTGAACATAAGTACATTAACTTGGAAACTGCAAGACCAGCTGACGCACACCTATGATCAGAAACAATTAAGAGGTACATGCATTTTACTTCTTTAAGAcattaagggaaaaaaaaaacaaagactaAGTACTGACCTGCTGGTTGCCTGGAATTAGAAGCACTTATGTGGGCTAGGATTATGACTGGGGAGCCTAGGCAGGCAATGTAGCTAGCAAAAGGAAGGGGTTTTTGTCTACAAACAGTGAATGTGAAGGAACTAGGGTTTCTTGAACACAATGGCACCAATAACGTCCACTGTCTCCAGAGGCATATTCCTATATAATAAGGTCACAATGCACATGCTACATGTTAACATGCCATTCACTGTACAATGTGAAATTACCTGTCAAACTCTTGGCAAATCCAACGTTAATCATACTTATGTAACAATTCTCAAGAACTATGAACGATAGGTGAATGTACCTCAATAGTTGGGCTTCTTGTTGCTTCTGAAGCAAAACCAAAGAACCTAACAGTGGAACAAAAGATTAAAATCTAAGTGATTAAAGCACATTTTACTACctataaaaagag
Coding sequences:
- the LOC126410089 gene encoding uncharacterized mitochondrial protein AtMg00810-like, coding for MKTNGYKQGNGDHTLFIKQRDGLVSLLLVYVDDMIVTGDDEEEKKKMKERLAAEFDLKDLGKLRYFLGIEIARSETGLVMSQRKYTLDLLKETGKLGCRPFQTPMESGTKISIKTGNILDEEGKGWYQRLVGKLIYLTLTRPDITYAVNVLSQFMHAPTDCHWKSAERVLGYLKNNPGKGLLYTQQDQLNIEGYSDADWAGCTDTRRSTTGYCIFLGGNLVVWRSKRQEVCSRSSAEAEYRAVAMGVTEMLWLKIFLADIGVETEEKMRMYCDNKSAINLANNPVLHDRTKHVEIDRHFIRERIDSKELILPYMKSEDQIADVLTKALCTSQFEKNVSKLGMFDMYAKLEGEC